A stretch of Dasypus novemcinctus isolate mDasNov1 chromosome 14, mDasNov1.1.hap2, whole genome shotgun sequence DNA encodes these proteins:
- the ZFTRAF1 gene encoding zinc finger TRAF-type-containing protein 1, translating to MSGAEEAGGGGPAAGPAGAVPAGVGVGAGPGAAAGPAAALGEAAGPGLPDEAGLAGARQLQEAAGDPDAPPKKRLRAAEAAEAAAAAAAAGSGKLEERLYSVLCCTVCLDLPKASVYQCTNGHLMCAGCFIHLLADARLKEEQATCPNCRCEISKSLCCRNLAVEKAVSELPSECGFCLRQFPRSLLERHQKEECQDRVTQCKYKRIGCPWHGPFHELTVHEAACAHPTKTGNELMEMLDEMDQGRRKEMQLYNSIFSLLSFEKIGYTEVQFRPYRTDDFITRLYYETPRFTVLSQTWVLKARVNDSERNPSLSCKRTLSFQLILKSKVNAPLECSFLLLKGPYDDVKINPVIYHFVFTGESNETDYVPLPITDSVECNKLLAAKNINLRLFLFQIQK from the exons ATGTCCGGCGCCGAAGAGGCTGGCGGGGGCGGCCCTGCCGCGGGGCCCGCCGGCGCCGTGCCGGCCGGGGTGGGGGTCGGAGCCGGGCCGGGGGCGGCCGCGGGACCGGCGGCGGCGCTGGGCGAGGCGGCGGGGCCCGGGCTCCCGGACGAGGCGGGCCTGGCCGGCGCCCGGCAGCTGCAGGAGGCGGCCGGCGACCCCGACGCGCCGCCCAAGAAGCGGCTGCGGGCGGCCGAGGCGgccgaggcggcggcggcggcggcggcggcgggcagcGGGAAGCTGGAGGAGCGGCTCTACTCGGTGCTGTGCTGCACCGTCTGCCTGGACCTGCCCAAGGCCTCCGTGTACCAG TGTACTAACGGTCACTTGATGTGCGCTGGCTGTTTTATCCACCTACTAGCAGATGCCCGGCTGAAGGAGGAGCAGGCCACGTGCCCCAACTGCCGCTGCGAGATCAGCAAGAGCCTCTGCTGCCGGAACCTGGCCGTGGAGAAGGCCGTGAGCGAGCTGCCGTCTGAGTGTGGCTTCTGCCTGCGCCAGTTTCCCCGCTCCCTCCTGGAGAGGCACCAGAAGGAGGAGTGCCAGGACAG GGTGACGCAGTGCAAGTACAAGCGCATCGGCTGCCCGTGGCACGGCCCCTTCCACGAGCTGACAGTGCACGAGGCCGCGTGTGCCCATCCCACCAAGACAGGCAACGAGCTGATGGAGATGCTGGATGAGATGGACCAGGGCCGCCGCAAAGAGATGCAGCTCTACAACAGCATCTTCAGCCTGCTCAGCTTCGAGAAGATCGGCTACACCG AGGTCCAGTTCCGGCCCTACCGCACGGACGACTTCATCACGCGCCTCTACTACGAGACGCCCCGGTTCACGGTGCTAAGCCAGACCTGGGTCCTGAAGGCGCGGGTGAACGACTCGGAACGCAACCCCAGCTTgtcgtgcaagcgcacgctctcCTTCCAGCTCATCCTCAAGAGCAAGGTCAATGCGCCCCTCGAGTGCTCCTTCCTGCTGCTCAAGGGTCCTTACGACGACGTGAAGATCAACCCCGTCATCTACCACTTCGTCTTCACTGGCGAGAGCAACGAGACCGACTACGTGCCGCTGCCCATCACCGACTCGGTGGAGTGCAACAAGCTGCTGGCCGCCAAGAACATCAACCTGCGGCTCTTCCTGTTCCAGATCCAGAAGTAG
- the TMEM276 gene encoding transmembrane protein 276, with amino-acid sequence MAPKSGEEWGTALSHLVLSVVSLHAAVCTAQANRGAAAGFLLQALAAATMLAPGLGTDEDCQAGAWVATVIGLPLLAFDFHWVNGDHSSANLLLGGGMVLAVAGDHLGVEGRSVAGQAVVLVVSVTVVIVAVFTANTYGVWGGTMLGVAGLLSRLEEDNFLLPKEDAGRWALAAGSWAYCRALHVQHLQWG; translated from the exons ATGGCCCCCAAGtctggggaggagtggggcacaGCCCTCTCCCACCTGGTGCTCTCAGTGGTGTCTCTGCATGCAGCGGTGTGCACTGCCCAG GCAAACCGAGGGGCCGCCGCTGGCTTCCTGCTCCAGGCCCTGGCCGCCGCCACCATGCTGGCCCCAGGGCTGGGTACAGATGAAGACTGCCAGGCGGGAGCCTGGGTGGCCACTGTCATCGGCCTGCCCCTTCTGGCCTTCGACTTCCACTGGGTCAACGGGGACCACTCCTCCGCCAACCTACTCCTGGGAGGAGGCATGGTGCTGGCCGTGGCTGGCGACCACCTTGGTGTGGAGGGCCGCTCCGTGGCCGGCCAGGCAGTGGTGCTGGTGGTCTCAGTGACCGTCGTCATCGTGGCTGTTTTCACGGCCAACACTTACGGGGTGTGGGGGGGCACGATGCTGGGGGTGGCCGGCCTCCTGAGCCGGCTGGAGGAGGACAACTTCCTGCTGCCGAAGGAGGATGCTGGTCGCTGGGCCCTGGCTGCAGGCAGCTGGGCCTACTGCCGAGCCCTGCACGTGCAGCACCTGCAGTGGGGGTGA
- the TONSL gene encoding tonsoku-like protein yields the protein MSFERELRQLSKAKTKAQRSGQLREEADLCHQLGELLASHGRYPEALEEHRQELQLLESADDPLGCAVAHRKIGERLAEMEDYSAALQHQHRYLELARSLSNYIELQRAWATIGRTHLDIYDHSQSRDALLQAQAAFEKSLAIVDEKLEGAVAQRELSEMRTRLYLNLGLTFESLQQAALCSDFFKKSIFLSEQNHLYEDLFRARYNLGTIHWRGGQPSKAMRCLEGARECARTMRRRFMESECCVAIAQVLQDLGDFLAAKRALKKAYRLGSQKPLQREVVCSSLKYVLKVVRLQQQLEEAEGGDPQDAMGICEQLGDLFSRAGDFPKAAEAYQKQLRFAELLGRPGPELAVIHVSLAATLGDMKDHRQAVHHYEQELRLRNHNPLEEAKTWLNIALSREEAGDAYELLAPCFQKALSCAQQAQRPQLQKRVLQHLHSVQLRLQPQEAPGTKARLQELSVDEDGEDSEALDDGEAAGDGEALDDSEVELSESEDEAEGPPQPLEEEEGLRSCLGRRKAHKWNRRNDMGETLLHRACIEGQLRRVQDLVRQGHPLNPRDYCGWTPLHEACNHGHWEIVRFLLDHGAAVDDPGGPGCEGLTPLHDALTCGHFEVAELLIERGASVSLRTSKGHSPLETLQQWVKLYDEDLDQETRQKAAAMERLLRTASTGQALPSPQAPGTVPRSHLFDPEVSPPLSPHPGPSSDASRSLEASLEQAAARPPGDRSAAASGSHSEGDCGGPLGPVQKRPRLSAAAPQAVAPTPGPAGDSKAAARGSTQSCSPGPSWPPGTGRTPAGQAALIPEGEDPAEDWLEDDMPRTHGRRWKGNRLHRPRASGDSPGGRGESRRRLSRQTRLQGWSAQVGAGGSSCSAAAPPESPSVPTENPPTGQPPGPAPTPPIRVRVRVQDSLFLIPVPHSPEARSVAWLAQQAAQRFCQTCGLLPRLTLRKEGALLAPQDAIPDVLQSNEEVLAEVASWDLPPLTDRYRRACESLGQGEHQQVLQAMERQASGPSFSACRLALRPAQLTPLLRALKLHAELRELRLAGNRLGDACAAELLAALATMPGLALLDLSSNHLGPEGLRQLAAGLPGQAALQNLEELDLSMNPLGDSCGQALASVLRACPLLSTLRLQACGFSPGFFLSHQVALGGAFQGAERLRTLSLSYNALGAPAPLLHSLPACTLLHLELGAVAAGKGGSGLVEPVVSYLTKEGCALAHLTLSGNHLGDEAVRALSRCLPLCPSLVSLDLSANPEISAAGLEELLSALQERPQGLRFLGLSGCAVRGPLGQSLWDTIAEQLQELQLCSRRLSAEDPRALQHALPGARALHRGPTLFFRRL from the exons ATGAGTTTCGAGCGCGAGCTACGCC AGCTGAGCAAAGCCAAGACCAAGGCCCAGCGGAGCGGGCAGCTGCGGGAGGAGGCCGATCTCTGCCACCAGCTGGGAGAGCTGCTGGCCAGCCATG GCCGCTATCCCGAGGCCCTGGAGGAGCACCGGCAGGAGCTGCAGCTCCTGGAGAGCGCCGACGACCCCCTGGGCTGCGCCGTGGCCCACCGCAAGATCGGGGAGCGTCTGGCAGAGATGGAGGACTACTCGGCCGCCttgcag CACCAGCACCGCTACCTGGAGCTGGCCCGTTCCCTATCCAACTACATCGAGCTGCAGAGGGCCTGGGCTACCATTGGCCGCACCCACTTGGACATCTATGACCACAGCCAGTCGCGGGATGCCCTGCTGCAGGCGCAGGCTGCCTTCGAGAAGAGCCTGGCTATTGTGGACGAGAAGCTGGAAG GGGCGGTGGCCCAGCGGGAGCTGAGCGAGATGCGCACCCGCCTCTACCTCAACCTGGGCCTCACCTTCGAGAGCCTGCAGCAGGCGGCCCTGTGCAGCGACTTCTTCAAGAAGAGCATCTTCCTCTCCGA GCAGAACCACCTGTACGAGGACCTGTTTCGAGCCCGCTACAACCTGGGCACCATCCACTGGCGCGGGGGCCAGCCCTCCAAGGCCATGCGTTGCCTGGAGGGGGCCCGGGAGTGCGCCCGCACCATGCGGAGGAGGTTCATGGAGAGCGAGTGCTGCGTGGCAATTGCGCAG GTCCTCCAGGACTTGGGGGATTTCCTGGCTGCCAAACGAGCCCTGAAGAAGGCCTACAGGCTGGGCTCCCAGAAGCCTTTGCAGAGAGAGGTTGTCTGCAGCAGCCTCAAGTACG TGCTGAAGGTGGTCCGGCTGCAGCAGCAGCTGGAGGAGGCCGAGGGCGGGGACCCTCAGGACGCCATGGGCATCTGCGAGCAGCTGGGGGACCTGTTCTCCAGGGCGGGCGACTTCCCCAAGGCCGCCGAGGCCTACCAGAAGCAG CTGCGGTTCGCGGAGCTGCTGGGTCGGCCAGGGCCCGAGCTGGCCGTCATACACGTGTCCCTGGCCGCCACGCTGGGGGACATGAAGGACCACCGCCAGGCTGTGCACCACTATGAACAGGAGCTGAGGCTGCGCAACCACAACCCCCTGGAG gaggcgAAGACCTGGCTCAATATCGCACTGTCCCGGGAAGAGGCCGGGGATGCCTACGAGCTCCTGGCGCCCTGCTTCCAGAAGGCGCTGAGCTGTGCACAGCAGGCCCAGCGGCCTCAGCTACAG AAGCGAGTCTTGCAGCATCTCCACTCCGTGCAGCTGAGGCTGCAGCCCCAGGAGGCCCCTGGCACCAAGGCCAGACTGCAGGAGCTGAGTGTGGACGAGGACGGGGAGGACAGCGAGGCCCTGGACGACGGGGAGGCCGCGGGTGACGGCGAGGCCCTGGACGACAGCGAGGTGGAGCTGTCGGAGAGTG AGGATGAGGCCGAGGGCCCACCCCAGCcactggaggaggaggaggggctgcGGAGCTGCCTGGGTCGGCGGAAAGCGCACAAG TGGAACCGGCGGAACGACATGGGCGAGACGCTGCTGCACCGCGCCTGCATTGAGGGCCAGCTGCGCCGCGTCCAGGACCTTGTGAGGCAG GGCCACCCTCTGAACCCCCGGGACTACTGTGGCTGGACGCCCCTGCATGAGGCCTGCAACCACGGGCACTGGG AGATCGTCCGCTTCCTCCTGGACCATGGGGCTGCAGTGGACGACCCAGGCGGCCCGGGCTGTGAGGGGCTCACCCCCCTGCATGACGCCCTCACCTGTGGCCACTTCGAGGTGGCTGAGCTGCTCATTGAGCGGGGGGCGTCAGTCTCGCTGCGAACCAGCAAG ggtcaCAGCCCTCTGGAGACGCTGCAGCAGTGGGTGAAGCTGTACGACGAGGACCTGGACCAGGAGACGCGGCAGAAGGCCGCTGCCATGGAGCGGCTGCTCCGGACAGCCTCCACGGGCCAAG CGCTCCCAAGTCCCCAGGCTCCTGGTACTGTCCCGCGCAGCCACCTGTTTGACCCTGAGGTCTCCCCACCCTTGAGCCCCCACCCAGGACCTTCCTCTGATGCCTCAAGGTCCCTGGAGGCCTCCCTGGAGCAGGCAGCGGCCAGGCCTCCAGGGGACAGGAGCGCGGCCGCCAGTGGTAGCCACTCAGAGGGGGACTGCGGGGGCCCTCTGGGGCCCGTCCAGAAGAGACCTCGGCTCTCAGCAGCAGCACCGCAGGCTGTGGCCCCGACGCCTGGCCCAGCTGGGGACAGCAAGGCAGCCGCCCGAGGCAGTACCCAGAGCTGCAGCCCGGGACCCAGCTGGCCTCCCGGCACAGGCAGGACCCCCGCGGGCCAGGCAGCCCTCATCCCCGAGGGCGAGGACCCGGCTGAGGACTGGCTGGAGGACGACATGCCTCGGACCCACGGTCGCCGCTGGAAAGGCAACCGCCTGCACCGCCCCAGGGCCAGCGGGGACAGCCCCGGGGGGAGGGGCGAGAGCCGCCGCAGGCTGAGCCGGCAGACCCGCTTGCAGGGTTGGAGCGCGCAGGTCGGCGCAGGCGGGAGCAGCTGCTCGGCGGCCGCACCCCCAGAGAGCCCCTCGGTCCCCACGGAGAACCCCCCAACAGGCCAACCCCCG ggccccgcccccaccccgcccatCCGGGTCCGAGTCCGCGTGCAGGACAGCCTCTTCCTCATCCCTGTCCCGCACAG CCCTGAGGCCCGCTCTGTGGCCTGGCTGGCCCAGCAGGCGGCCCAGCGCTTCTGCCAGACCTGCGGGCTGCTGCCGCGGCTGACGCTGCGCAAGGAGGGCGCCCTGCTGGCCCCGCAGGACGCCATCCCCGACGTGCTGCAGAGCAACGAGGAG GTGCTGGCCGAGGTGGCTTCGTGGGACCTGCCCCCGCTGACTGACCGCTACCGCAGGGCCTGCGAGAGCCTGGGGCAAG GGGAGCACCAGCAGGTGCTGCAGGCCATGGAGCGCCAGGCCTCGGGACCCTCGTTCAGCGCCTGCCGCCTGGCTCTGCGCCCGGCCCAGCTCACGCCCCTGCTGCGAGCCCTGAAGCTGCACGCCGAGCTCCGGGAGCTGCGCCTGGCCGGGAACCGGCTGGGGGACGCGTGCGCTGCCGAGCTGCTGGCTGCCCTGGCCACCATGCCCGGCCTGGCCCTCCTGGACCTCTCCTCCAACCACCTGGGACCCGAGGGCCTGCGCCAGCTCGCGGCCGGCCTCCCTGGCCAGGCTGCCTTGCAG AACCTGGAGGAGCTGGACTTGAGCATGAACCCGCTCGGGGACAGCTGCGGCCAGGCCCTGGCCTCCGTCCTGCGGGCCTGCCCCTTGCTCAGCACCCTGCGCCTCCAGGCCTGTGGCTTTAGCCCCGGCTTCTTCCTGAGCCACCAGGTGGCCCTGGGCGGCGCCTTCCAAG GTGCCGAGCGCCTGCGGACGCTGTCCCTGTCCTACAACGCCCTGGGCGCCCCGGCCCCGCTGCTGCACAGCCTGCCTGCCTGTACTCTCCTCCACCTGGAGCTCGGCGCCGTGGCGGCCGGGAAGGGCGGCTCGGGGCTCGTGGAGCCGGTGGTCAGCTATCTGACTAAG GAAGGCTGTGCCCTGGCGCACCTGACCCTGTCTGGAAACCACCTGGGTGATGAGGCTGTGAGAGCCCTGAGCAG